A window from Variovorax sp. PBL-E5 encodes these proteins:
- a CDS encoding sensor histidine kinase, whose product MAKLPSARGSFQQLLLFAFLLITALLVGVALRAVFQYDLLMTQSRDAAARALTLSGAAQSLAERSAAMERAGRQSLVLNDAVLRRRFDDAARDAHTVLDRLGASGLPSTGPDQWRAQLDVIEGLMSGPPETALARENSMAMQFRDLDVLNTQIAQQAQFLIETQNNALAQRIESARTRLMRLVVAASALAAVLALAFGVWLARPFKRLERAIVGLGQNRLDEPIDIRGPADVRRVSQQLEWLRLRLTELDADKARFLRHVSHELKTPLAALREGVSLLEDGVTGALNPAQREVAQILQQNTVALQGQIEALLRFNAAAFEARELRRQRTALLPLIEEQIESQRLQWQAGGLTVRAEGEPLAVVVDPVKLGTALANLLSNAIRYSERGGTIEFVVSSTPETARIDIGDAGPGIEEGDRDRIFEPFYRGARQPQHAVKGTGIGLSIVQEYIAAHGGRITLLPGGPGARFRIELPRSA is encoded by the coding sequence ATGGCGAAGCTGCCCTCGGCGCGCGGCTCGTTCCAGCAGCTGCTGCTGTTCGCATTCCTTCTGATCACGGCGCTGCTGGTGGGCGTCGCGTTGCGCGCGGTGTTCCAGTACGACCTGCTGATGACGCAGAGCCGCGACGCGGCGGCGCGCGCGCTCACGCTGTCCGGCGCGGCGCAGTCGCTGGCGGAGCGCAGCGCGGCGATGGAGCGCGCGGGACGCCAGTCGCTGGTGCTCAACGATGCGGTGCTGCGCCGCCGCTTCGACGATGCGGCGCGCGACGCGCACACGGTGCTGGATCGCCTGGGCGCGAGCGGCCTGCCTTCCACCGGACCCGACCAGTGGCGGGCCCAGCTCGACGTCATCGAGGGGCTGATGAGCGGGCCGCCCGAGACCGCACTCGCGCGCGAGAACTCGATGGCGATGCAGTTCCGCGATCTGGACGTGCTGAACACCCAGATCGCGCAGCAGGCCCAGTTCCTGATCGAGACACAGAACAACGCGCTCGCACAACGCATCGAGAGCGCCCGCACGCGGCTGATGCGGCTGGTGGTGGCCGCGAGCGCGCTGGCGGCCGTGCTGGCGCTGGCCTTCGGCGTCTGGCTGGCGCGGCCGTTCAAGCGGCTCGAACGCGCCATCGTCGGACTGGGACAGAACCGGCTCGACGAGCCGATCGACATCCGCGGCCCGGCCGACGTCCGGCGCGTCTCGCAGCAGCTCGAATGGCTGCGGCTGCGGCTCACCGAACTGGATGCCGACAAGGCACGCTTCCTGCGTCACGTCTCGCATGAACTCAAGACGCCGCTGGCCGCGTTGCGCGAAGGGGTCTCGCTGCTGGAAGACGGCGTGACAGGTGCGCTGAACCCGGCACAGCGCGAGGTCGCGCAGATCCTGCAGCAGAACACGGTGGCGCTGCAGGGGCAGATCGAGGCCTTGCTGCGCTTCAATGCCGCAGCGTTCGAGGCGCGCGAGCTGCGGCGCCAGCGCACGGCCTTGCTGCCGCTGATCGAGGAGCAGATCGAGTCGCAGCGGCTGCAGTGGCAGGCCGGCGGGCTCACGGTGCGCGCCGAGGGCGAGCCGCTCGCGGTGGTCGTGGACCCGGTCAAGCTCGGCACCGCACTGGCCAATCTGCTGTCGAACGCGATCCGCTATTCGGAGCGCGGCGGCACCATCGAATTCGTGGTCTCGAGCACGCCGGAGACGGCGCGCATCGACATCGGCGATGCCGGTCCCGGCATCGAAGAAGGCGATCGCGACCGCATCTTCGAGCCCTTCTACCGCGGCGCGCGGCAACCCCAGCACGCGGTCAAGGGAACTGGCATCGGGCTTTCGATCGTGCAGGAGTACATTGCAGCCCATGGCGGCCGCATCACGCTGCTCCCCGGCGGCCCTGGCGCGCGCTTTCGCATCGAGCTGCCGCGCTCCGCCTGA
- a CDS encoding cytochrome C assembly family protein, with protein sequence MILAIPSPLGVALGIATAAAYGIAAAVSSGLARSSTRSILVVAWLLHACALGWGLAGGIPRFGFAPAISVTAWLVLTVYGIESRMYPQLTVRRVLAALGAVAALLAAEFPGTPLHVSASPWLPLHLALGIASYGLFGAAVVHAWLITRTEKQIRLATEPPSGVPLLTLERLTFRFVTAGFVLLSATLLAGLLFGETLYGASARNWKWDHKTVFSVLAWITFAILLIGRTRFGWRGRTARRVLYAGSALLLLAYVGSRFVLEVVLARGS encoded by the coding sequence ATGATTTTAGCGATCCCCTCCCCGCTCGGCGTGGCGCTGGGCATCGCCACCGCCGCCGCCTATGGCATTGCCGCCGCTGTCTCCTCGGGACTCGCCCGTTCGTCCACGCGATCGATCCTGGTCGTGGCTTGGCTGCTGCACGCCTGCGCGCTGGGCTGGGGGCTTGCCGGCGGTATTCCGCGCTTCGGCTTCGCGCCGGCGATTTCCGTCACGGCCTGGCTCGTGCTGACGGTGTATGGCATCGAGAGCCGCATGTACCCGCAACTCACGGTGCGGCGCGTGCTGGCGGCGCTCGGCGCGGTCGCCGCATTGCTGGCGGCCGAGTTCCCGGGCACGCCGCTGCACGTGTCGGCCTCGCCCTGGTTGCCGCTGCATCTGGCGCTTGGCATCGCTTCGTATGGATTGTTCGGCGCTGCCGTGGTGCACGCCTGGCTGATCACGCGCACGGAAAAGCAGATCCGCCTGGCGACCGAGCCGCCAAGCGGCGTGCCCCTGTTGACGCTGGAACGGCTGACGTTCCGCTTCGTGACCGCCGGCTTCGTGCTGCTCTCGGCCACCTTGCTGGCCGGACTGTTGTTCGGCGAGACGCTCTATGGTGCATCGGCCCGGAACTGGAAGTGGGATCACAAGACCGTGTTCTCGGTGCTCGCATGGATCACCTTCGCGATCCTGCTGATTGGACGTACGCGCTTCGGCTGGCGCGGTCGGACCGCACGGCGAGTGCTCTACGCAGGCTCGGCGCTGCTGCTGCTGGCCTATGTGGGTTCGCGCTTCGTGCTCGAGGTCGTGCTGGCGCGCGGATCATGA
- the miaB gene encoding tRNA (N6-isopentenyl adenosine(37)-C2)-methylthiotransferase MiaB has translation MNPKVFIKTFGCQMNEYDSDKMADVLHAAEGYEQTSDVEEADLILFNTCSVREKAQEKVFSDLGRVKHLKAKGVKIGVGGCVASQEGEAIIARAPYVDVVFGPQTLHRLPELLAQRARIGRPQVDISFPEIEKFDHLPAARVEGVTAFVSIMEGCSKYCSYCVVPYTRGEEVNRPLDDVLVEVAGLADQGVREVTLLGQNVNAYRGKMGDTAEIADFALLLEYIAEIPGIERIRYTTSHPNEFTPRLIEAYARVPKLASHLHLPVQHGSDRILMAMKRGYTAMEYKSTVRKLRAIRPELALSSDFIVGFPGETDEDFARMMKLIDDMAFDASFSFIFSPRPGTPAAALHDETPHAVKLARLQQLQAVIDGNVKRFGESRVGTVQRVLVEGASRKDAHELMGRTECNRVVNFEGDARLVGQMVDLRITRSLAYTLRGEVVTAESVRMPAAEASAAAAAA, from the coding sequence ATGAACCCCAAAGTTTTTATCAAGACCTTCGGCTGCCAGATGAACGAGTACGACTCGGACAAGATGGCCGACGTGCTGCATGCCGCCGAGGGCTACGAGCAGACCTCGGATGTCGAGGAGGCCGACCTGATCCTCTTCAACACCTGCTCGGTGCGCGAGAAGGCACAGGAAAAGGTGTTCTCCGACCTCGGCCGCGTCAAGCACCTGAAAGCGAAGGGCGTGAAGATCGGCGTCGGCGGCTGCGTCGCGAGCCAGGAAGGCGAGGCGATCATCGCGCGTGCGCCCTACGTCGACGTGGTGTTCGGGCCGCAGACGCTGCACCGTCTGCCCGAGCTGCTGGCGCAGCGTGCGCGCATCGGCCGGCCGCAAGTGGACATCAGCTTCCCGGAGATCGAGAAGTTCGATCACCTGCCGGCGGCGCGGGTCGAGGGCGTCACGGCCTTCGTCTCGATCATGGAAGGCTGCTCCAAGTACTGCAGCTATTGCGTCGTGCCCTACACGCGCGGCGAGGAAGTGAACCGCCCGCTGGACGACGTGCTGGTCGAGGTGGCGGGCCTCGCGGACCAGGGCGTGCGCGAGGTCACGCTGCTGGGCCAGAACGTCAATGCCTATCGCGGGAAGATGGGCGACACCGCCGAGATCGCCGACTTCGCGCTGCTGCTCGAATACATCGCCGAGATCCCGGGCATCGAACGCATCCGCTACACCACCAGCCATCCGAACGAATTCACGCCACGGCTGATCGAGGCCTATGCCCGGGTGCCGAAGCTCGCGAGCCATCTGCACCTGCCGGTGCAGCACGGCAGCGACCGCATCCTGATGGCGATGAAACGCGGCTACACCGCGATGGAATACAAGAGCACGGTGCGCAAGCTGCGCGCGATCCGGCCCGAGCTCGCGCTCAGCAGCGACTTCATCGTCGGCTTCCCCGGCGAGACCGACGAGGACTTCGCCCGGATGATGAAGCTGATCGACGACATGGCTTTCGATGCGAGCTTCAGCTTCATCTTCAGCCCGCGCCCCGGCACGCCGGCCGCGGCGCTGCACGACGAAACGCCGCATGCGGTCAAGCTGGCGCGCCTGCAGCAGCTGCAGGCGGTGATCGACGGCAACGTCAAGCGCTTCGGCGAAAGCCGCGTCGGCACCGTGCAGCGCGTGCTGGTCGAAGGTGCGTCGCGCAAGGACGCGCACGAGCTGATGGGCCGTACCGAGTGCAACCGTGTCGTCAACTTCGAGGGCGACGCGCGGCTGGTCGGACAGATGGTCGACCTGCGCATCACGCGCTCGCTTGCCTACACGCTGCGCGGCGAGGTCGTCACGGCCGAATCGGTACGGATGCCGGCGGCTGAAGCATCGGCTGCGGCCGCGGCCGCCTGA
- the mdoH gene encoding glucans biosynthesis glucosyltransferase MdoH produces MKPNDFSQLRVLTDDLSLRSPFREERHPNSVTAPPINRGSMAPRPWRGFWNSIGTALLVKLGAGGARASVDRAGTPDAAVQPWQRAATRRRLAFIALTLFSTVIASTLFARVQPDYDNAWLEYGQIALYGLLSGWVVTGFVTALMGFYVSVRGDKHALSAAQVAGHPMNPEARTAIIMPICNEDVATVFAGLRATCESVAATGHAKQFDVFVLSDSYTPEIAAAERAAWEDLRAALATGVNQPQVEVYYRLRTRRTHRKAGNVADFCRRWGKDYRYMVVLDADSVMSGDCLTAMVKLMEANPTAGIIQTATQAIGHVTLHARAQQFASRMTGRLFTLGMQFWQLGESHYWGHNAIIRVEPFMTHCALAPIKGTGGMSGGIMSHDFVEAALMRRAGYHVWLVADLVGSYEQQPPDLLAELQRDRRWCQGNLQNARLMAEPGLHSVHRAMFVTGTMAYVSAPLWLAFLTLGTALWLTGSSVVEHWLAMPMELAGLWVWTLCLLFLPRVLGLVAVLMRGEQRQFGGVGGLLKSAALESLLAIVQAPVRMLAHSLFVVVALTGLKLDWKSPPREAVAVPWRIAIAQLAPMTLVIAALAVGIALIDASALAWLMPVGLPLLLAIPLTVLTSQIALGNSLRDKGFLLIPEESRSPAVLRRAWMHAIRLAR; encoded by the coding sequence ATGAAACCCAACGATTTCTCCCAACTCCGCGTGCTGACCGACGACCTGTCGCTGCGCAGCCCGTTCCGCGAAGAGCGCCATCCCAATTCGGTGACGGCGCCCCCGATCAACCGCGGCTCGATGGCACCACGCCCCTGGCGTGGGTTCTGGAACAGTATCGGCACGGCGCTCCTGGTGAAGTTGGGCGCCGGCGGTGCACGCGCATCGGTGGACCGGGCCGGCACGCCGGATGCGGCGGTCCAGCCGTGGCAGCGCGCGGCGACGCGCCGCCGCCTTGCCTTCATTGCGCTGACGCTGTTCAGCACGGTGATCGCCTCGACGCTGTTCGCCCGCGTGCAACCCGATTACGACAATGCCTGGCTCGAATACGGCCAGATCGCGCTCTACGGCCTGTTGTCCGGCTGGGTCGTGACCGGCTTCGTGACCGCGCTCATGGGTTTCTACGTTTCCGTGCGCGGCGACAAGCATGCGCTGTCGGCCGCCCAGGTCGCGGGGCATCCGATGAACCCCGAAGCGCGCACGGCGATCATCATGCCGATCTGCAACGAAGACGTGGCCACGGTGTTCGCTGGCCTTCGGGCGACATGCGAATCGGTCGCCGCCACCGGCCATGCGAAGCAGTTCGACGTGTTCGTGCTGTCCGACAGCTACACCCCCGAGATCGCGGCAGCCGAGCGCGCAGCCTGGGAAGATCTGCGCGCCGCGCTGGCCACCGGCGTGAACCAACCTCAGGTCGAGGTCTACTACCGCCTGCGCACCCGGCGCACGCACCGCAAGGCCGGCAACGTGGCCGACTTCTGCCGCCGCTGGGGCAAGGACTACCGCTACATGGTGGTGCTGGACGCCGACAGCGTGATGAGCGGCGACTGTCTGACCGCGATGGTCAAGCTCATGGAAGCCAACCCGACCGCCGGCATCATCCAGACTGCGACCCAGGCCATCGGCCACGTGACGCTGCACGCACGCGCGCAGCAGTTCGCCTCGCGGATGACGGGCCGCCTGTTCACGCTGGGCATGCAGTTCTGGCAGCTCGGCGAATCCCACTACTGGGGTCACAACGCCATCATCCGCGTCGAACCCTTCATGACCCATTGCGCGCTGGCGCCGATCAAGGGCACCGGTGGCATGTCGGGCGGCATCATGTCGCACGACTTCGTCGAGGCCGCGCTGATGCGCCGCGCCGGGTACCACGTCTGGCTGGTGGCCGACCTGGTGGGCAGCTACGAACAGCAGCCGCCGGACCTGCTGGCCGAACTCCAGCGCGACCGCCGCTGGTGCCAGGGCAATCTGCAGAATGCCCGCCTGATGGCCGAGCCGGGTCTGCATTCCGTGCACCGCGCGATGTTCGTCACCGGCACCATGGCCTATGTGTCCGCGCCGCTGTGGCTTGCATTCCTGACGCTGGGCACGGCGCTCTGGCTGACCGGTTCGAGCGTGGTCGAGCATTGGCTCGCGATGCCGATGGAACTGGCGGGCCTCTGGGTGTGGACGCTGTGCCTGCTGTTCCTGCCGCGCGTGCTGGGTCTGGTGGCGGTGCTCATGCGCGGCGAGCAGCGCCAGTTCGGCGGTGTCGGCGGCCTGCTGAAAAGCGCGGCGCTCGAAAGCCTGCTGGCCATCGTGCAGGCGCCCGTTCGCATGCTGGCGCATTCGCTGTTCGTGGTCGTTGCGCTCACCGGCCTCAAGCTGGACTGGAAGTCGCCCCCGCGCGAAGCGGTCGCCGTGCCGTGGCGCATCGCGATTGCGCAGCTTGCGCCGATGACGCTGGTGATCGCGGCGCTGGCCGTCGGCATCGCGTTGATCGATGCCAGCGCGCTCGCGTGGTTGATGCCTGTCGGCCTGCCGTTGCTGCTGGCCATCCCGCTGACGGTGCTGACCAGCCAGATCGCGCTGGGCAATTCGCTTCGCGACAAGGGCTTCCTGCTGATTCCCGAAGAATCGCGTTCACCGGCCGTGCTGCGCAGGGCCTGGATGCATGCGATTCGACTGGCGAGGTAA
- a CDS encoding sigma 54-interacting transcriptional regulator, which yields MSNAGPPQPAKGSAAPAAQTASGARLLVVDDDPDMLRLLSMRLSSSGYQVTAVTSAESALTQLEIEHPQLVLSDVRLPGRDGLALFDEIRKRHPTLPVILLTAHGTIPDAVEATARGVFTYLTKPYDGRELLDKIAQALALGAPATVPGKGGDESWRAEIVSRSNRMAELLAEARMVAKSDASVLLRGDSGAGKELLARAIHRASARADKPFVAVNCGAIPEALLESELFGHMKGAFTDAVANHKGLFQQADGGTLLLDEIGDMPPALQVKLLRVLQERAVRPLGGSQSIAVDVRIISATHRDLDAAMEAGQFREDLYYRLNVVTLSLPPLSARREDIPLLANHFLQRLSTKYGKRLSGFAPEALKALTTASWPGNVRQLFNVVEQVCALSSSPLIPLALVQRALRVPSVEVQTYAEAKQRFERDYLVGLLKLTDGNVADAARLADRNRTEFYRLLQKHELTPGHFKADAVSPGNGGGSLGSDSPKPLI from the coding sequence ATGAGCAACGCGGGACCACCCCAGCCCGCCAAGGGATCCGCTGCGCCCGCCGCGCAGACTGCGAGCGGCGCCCGCCTCCTGGTGGTCGACGACGACCCGGACATGCTGCGGCTGCTGTCGATGCGGCTGTCCTCCTCCGGCTACCAGGTGACCGCCGTGACCTCGGCCGAATCGGCACTGACGCAGCTCGAGATCGAGCACCCGCAGCTGGTCCTCAGCGACGTGCGGCTACCGGGCCGGGACGGGCTCGCGCTGTTCGACGAGATACGCAAGCGCCATCCGACCCTGCCGGTGATTCTGCTGACCGCCCACGGCACCATTCCCGATGCCGTGGAAGCGACCGCGCGCGGCGTCTTCACCTACCTGACCAAGCCCTACGACGGCCGCGAGCTGCTCGACAAGATCGCCCAGGCTCTCGCGCTCGGTGCGCCAGCAACCGTGCCGGGCAAGGGCGGCGACGAGAGCTGGCGCGCGGAGATCGTGAGCAGGAGCAACCGCATGGCGGAACTGCTGGCCGAGGCGCGCATGGTGGCCAAGTCGGACGCCAGCGTGCTGCTGCGCGGGGACAGCGGCGCCGGCAAGGAACTGCTGGCGCGCGCCATTCACCGGGCCAGCGCGCGCGCCGACAAGCCTTTCGTCGCCGTCAACTGCGGCGCCATTCCCGAGGCGCTGCTGGAGTCGGAACTGTTCGGCCACATGAAGGGCGCCTTCACCGACGCCGTGGCCAATCACAAGGGCCTCTTCCAGCAGGCCGATGGCGGCACGCTGCTGCTCGACGAGATCGGCGACATGCCGCCCGCCCTGCAGGTGAAGCTGCTTCGGGTGTTGCAGGAGCGCGCGGTGCGGCCGCTGGGCGGCAGCCAGTCGATCGCCGTCGACGTACGGATCATCTCGGCCACCCATCGCGATCTGGATGCCGCGATGGAGGCGGGACAGTTCCGCGAAGACCTGTATTACCGGCTCAACGTCGTCACCTTGAGCCTGCCGCCGCTGTCGGCGCGACGCGAGGACATTCCGCTTCTGGCCAATCACTTTCTGCAGCGGCTGTCGACCAAGTACGGCAAGCGCCTGTCGGGTTTCGCGCCCGAGGCGCTGAAGGCACTGACCACCGCTTCGTGGCCGGGCAATGTCCGGCAGCTGTTCAACGTGGTCGAGCAGGTGTGCGCACTGTCCAGTTCGCCGCTGATTCCGCTCGCGCTGGTGCAGCGCGCGCTGCGCGTGCCGAGCGTGGAAGTGCAGACCTACGCCGAGGCCAAACAGCGCTTCGAGCGCGACTACCTGGTCGGATTGCTGAAGCTGACGGACGGCAACGTGGCCGATGCGGCCCGGCTGGCCGACCGGAACCGGACCGAGTTCTACCGGCTCCTGCAGAAGCATGAGCTCACGCCGGGGCACTTCAAGGCCGATGCCGTGTCGCCAGGCAACGGCGGCGGGTCGCTCGGCAGCGACAGTCCTAAGCCGTTGATTTGA
- the ffh gene encoding signal recognition particle protein, whose translation MATALSEKFSRLVKQVSGQARITESNVQDMLREVRMALLEADVALPVVRDFVARVKEKALGQEVLGSLKPGQALVGIVNRELAATMGEGVADINLAAQPPAVILMAGLQGAGKTTTTAKLAKHLIEKRKKKVLTVSGDVYRPAAIEQLKTVTKQAGAEWFPSSPDQKPLDIARAALDHAKRHFFDVLLVDTAGRLAIDEVLMTEIQQLHAALDPVETLFVVDAMQGQDAINTAKAFKDALPLTGIILTKTDGDSRGGAALSVRQVTGVPIKFAGVSEKIDGLEVFDAERHAGRILGMGDIVALVEQVTAGVDVAAAQKLAAKVKSGAGFDLNDFLGQLQQMKQMGGLSSIMDKLPAQMAAKATEADMTRAERDIRRKEGIINSMTPLERRKPELLKATRKRRIAAGAGVQVQEVNRLLNEFEQMQGMMKKMKGGGLMKMMKRMGGMKGMSGMGGGGGMPRF comes from the coding sequence ATGGCCACCGCTCTCTCCGAAAAATTCTCCCGCCTTGTCAAGCAGGTCAGCGGCCAGGCCCGCATCACCGAGAGCAACGTGCAGGACATGCTGCGCGAGGTGCGCATGGCCTTGCTCGAGGCCGACGTCGCGCTGCCCGTGGTGCGCGATTTCGTCGCCCGCGTGAAGGAGAAGGCGCTCGGCCAGGAGGTGCTGGGCTCCCTGAAACCGGGTCAGGCGCTGGTCGGCATCGTCAACCGCGAGCTGGCCGCGACCATGGGCGAAGGCGTGGCGGACATCAATCTGGCCGCGCAGCCGCCGGCGGTGATCCTGATGGCGGGCTTGCAAGGCGCCGGCAAGACCACAACCACCGCCAAGCTGGCCAAGCATCTGATCGAAAAACGCAAGAAGAAGGTGCTGACCGTGTCGGGCGACGTCTACCGGCCCGCGGCCATTGAGCAGCTCAAGACCGTGACGAAGCAGGCCGGCGCCGAATGGTTTCCGAGCAGCCCCGACCAGAAGCCGCTCGACATCGCCCGCGCTGCGCTCGACCATGCCAAGCGCCATTTCTTCGACGTGCTGCTGGTCGACACGGCCGGTCGGCTGGCGATCGACGAAGTCCTGATGACCGAGATCCAGCAACTGCACGCTGCGCTCGATCCGGTCGAGACGCTGTTCGTGGTCGATGCCATGCAGGGCCAGGATGCGATCAATACCGCCAAGGCCTTCAAGGACGCGCTGCCGCTGACCGGCATCATCCTCACCAAGACCGACGGCGATTCGCGCGGCGGTGCGGCGCTGTCGGTGCGGCAGGTCACCGGCGTGCCGATCAAGTTCGCCGGCGTGAGCGAGAAGATCGACGGCCTGGAGGTGTTCGACGCCGAGCGCCATGCCGGACGCATCCTCGGCATGGGCGACATCGTGGCGCTGGTCGAACAGGTCACGGCGGGTGTCGACGTCGCGGCGGCGCAGAAGCTCGCGGCCAAGGTCAAGAGCGGCGCCGGCTTCGATCTCAATGATTTCCTGGGGCAACTGCAGCAGATGAAGCAGATGGGCGGCCTCTCCAGCATCATGGACAAGCTGCCCGCGCAAATGGCCGCCAAGGCCACCGAAGCCGACATGACCCGCGCGGAACGCGACATCCGCCGCAAGGAAGGCATCATCAACAGCATGACCCCGCTGGAGCGACGCAAGCCCGAGTTGCTCAAGGCCACGCGCAAGCGCCGTATCGCGGCGGGCGCCGGCGTGCAGGTTCAGGAAGTCAACCGGCTGCTCAACGAGTTCGAGCAGATGCAGGGCATGATGAAGAAGATGAAGGGCGGCGGCCTCATGAAGATGATGAAGCGCATGGGCGGCATGAAGGGAATGTCCGGCATGGGCGGCGGCGGTGGAATGCCGAGGTTCTGA
- a CDS encoding PP0621 family protein: protein MKFLLVFAVVFVAIWIWRKNRRDEMRERQPPKRATPAVAAPQAMLRCAHCGLHLPAADAIGGPGGIAYYCSVAHRQAAGH, encoded by the coding sequence ATGAAATTCCTTCTCGTCTTCGCCGTGGTCTTCGTGGCGATCTGGATCTGGCGCAAGAACCGGCGCGACGAAATGCGCGAACGCCAACCGCCGAAACGCGCGACACCCGCGGTCGCCGCGCCCCAGGCCATGCTGCGCTGCGCGCACTGCGGACTTCATCTGCCTGCGGCGGACGCCATCGGCGGACCGGGTGGCATCGCCTACTATTGCAGCGTTGCGCACCGACAGGCCGCTGGTCACTGA